The following are from one region of the Salvia splendens isolate huo1 chromosome 2, SspV2, whole genome shotgun sequence genome:
- the LOC121792777 gene encoding gamma-secretase subunit APH1-like, producing MTVAAGIGYALLALGPSLSLFVAVISRKPFLTLTLLSSTLVWLMSLIALSAVWRAFLPFKTATWWPYSLLILTSVALQEALRLFLWRVNKRMEEMLDAYADRVSKPRLYITDKMQIALAGGMGHGVAHAVFFCISLLTPAFGPATYYVEKCSKIPFFLVSAIMALAFVTIHTFSMVIAFNGYSEGNKKDQYFAPVVHLAAGLFTLANLASGGCVVGIPLLYVMAIITLVHCGNTVWRRLTDNRSMETNLQ from the exons ATGACGGTGGCGGCGGGGATCGGCTACGCGTTGCTAGCACTGGGCCCCTCTCTCTCACTCTTCGTCGCCGTTATTTCCCGCAAGCCCTTCCTCACTCTAACTCTTCTTTCCAG TACTTTGGTATGGCTGATGAGTCTCATTGCATTATCGGCAGTCTGGAGAGCGTTTCTACCGTTCAAAACGGCGACGTGGTGGCCTTATTCGCTTCTAATTTTGACTTCCGTTGCCCTCCAAGAAGCTCTCCGCCTTTTCTTGTGGAGAGTCAACAA GAGGATGGAAGAAATGTTGGATGCCTATGCAGATAGAGTCTCCAAGCCTCGCCTATACATCACTGATAAGATGCAAATTGCACTTG CTGGTGGGATGGGTCATGGTGTAGCTCATGCTGTTTTCTTCTGCATAAGCCTTTTAACTCCTGCATTTGGACCAGCAACATATTATGTTGAAAAATGCTCAAAAATACCATTTTTTCTTGTCTCTG CTATTATGGCCCTTGCATTTGTTACAATCCACACATTCTCTATGGTTATTGCATTCAACGGTTACTCGGAAGGAAACAAAAAGGACCAATATTTTGCTCCTGTTGTTCATCTAGCAGCTGGATTGTTT ACACTGGCAAATCTTGCATCTGGGGGCTGTGTCGTCGGCATTCCTCTACTCTATGTCATGGCAATCATAACATTGGTGCATTGTGGGAACACTGTGTGGAGGAGACTGACAGATAACCGGAGCATGGAAACAAACTTGCAGTGA